One Glandiceps talaboti chromosome 2, keGlaTala1.1, whole genome shotgun sequence genomic region harbors:
- the LOC144453365 gene encoding double zinc ribbon and ankyrin repeat-containing protein 1-like — MSAGAIATPQIVPLRPPLLGTSSSHIDTNTFIEIKSESVGVEIFYTTNGTKPDPFQRVLNKTTTKYKRPFNLREGKRTIKAVAVTKNGLHESQIVTKTFQVDPGPYLEEPDYGDNDRNFQFVYNKKPTSFRPRSRSPPLMLTRPRSRSPSPVLGRSSDLGLDLNRLHLSEHRHIKTDSGFYSSGMHNGYDYIGEPPASRTMSVPVYPTSNMVPGRDADFYSKSVVMATDYPSKLPIADPQYWMNGKPLQTSQVDSNTHVNWGNTPLSVPLHTLDKQSIATQTTGLVFPTPEQVHHMRAEVEELHKLRAELRRIKEEKKPQIADVSVGRGYWQKQLTHICEHIKAFTEENAEFRAAIAEPKLTRIIGGAVEEDVDEFSVTVTFRKMPTPNHIISRPCQTHKHGRTGPRYFATREREYYSDDGSIYSYNSADSTRTPKRRVVKKNKKNPVPRWKKTYRSDERERERSHEEKLRPEERLILKEVGAKGDGRPEEVQHFLDEGADPNTENNDGITLLGLAVINDHRDCIEVLLENDAKVNQRFGKRGNTALHEAVLKGPKTKRLIQTLLEYKANTQLQNKKGKSAYDLAVDAGHESITTMFASNVGFSLMDRMTRKFSDVQKNRKELDLEGF; from the exons AGTCAGTCGGTGTTGAAATCTTCTACACAACCAATGGCACCAAACCAGATCCATTTCAAAGAGTACTCAACAAAACCACCACCAAATACAAGAGACCATTCAACCTAAGGGAAGGCAAAAGAACTATAAAGGCTGTGGCTGTTACCAA aaatggTCTTCATGAGAGTCAGATAGTCACCAAGACATTTCAAGTAGATCCAGGACCATACTTAGAAGAACCAGACTATGGAGATAATGACAGAAACTTTCAGTTTGTCTACAACAAG AAACCGACATCTTTTAGGCCTAGATCACGATCACCTCCATTGATGTTGACAAGACCAAGATCAAGGTCACCTTCTCCTGTATTAGGGAGGTCCTCTGATTTGGGACTAGACTTAAATCGACTTCATCTCAGTGAACACAGGCATATCAAGACAGATTCTGGCTTCTATTCGTCAGGAATGCACAACGGTTATGACTACATTGGAGAA CCCCCAGCAAGTCGCACCATGTCAGTTCCTGTCTATCCAACAAGTAATATGGTTCCAGGCAGAGATGCAGATTTCTATAG TAAATCGGTTGTTATGGCAACAGACTACCCTAGTAAACTGCCAATCGCTGACCCCCAGTACTGGATGAATGGCAAACCATTACAGACATCTCAG GTTGACAGCAATACCCACGTTAACTGGGGAAATACCCCCTTGTCAGTACCATTACATACACTGGATAAACAATCCATTGCTACTCAAACTACAGGGCTAGTCTTCCCAACTCCTGAACAAGTACATCATATGAGAGCAGAGGTAGAGGAATTGCATAAACTGAGAGCTGAGTTGAGAAGGATCAAAGAAGAAAAGAAACCCCAGATAGCAGATGTCAGTGTAGGACGAG GTTATTGGCAGAAACAGCTGACTCATATTTGTGAACATATCAAAGCATTTACAGAAGAGAATGCAGAATTTAGAGCTGCTATTGCTGAACCCAAATTGACAAGG ATTATTGGAGGTGCAGTAGAGGAAGACGTGGATGAATTCAGTGTCACAGTCACTTTTAGAAAAATGCCAACACCCAATCATATCATTAGTCGTCCTTGTCAAACTCACAAACATGGAAGAACAG GGCCAAGGTATTTTGCAACCAGAGAGAGGGAGTACTATAGTGATGATGGCAGTATTTACAGTTACA ACTCGGCAGATTCCACAAGAACACCAAAAAGGAGAGTGGTTAAAAAGAACAAGAAAAATCCAGTACCTAGATGGAAAAAGACATACCGCTCAGATGAAAGAGAACGTGAAAGGTCGCATGAAGAAAAACTTAGG CCTGAAGAAAGACTTATATTGAAAGAGGTTGGTGCCAAGGGAGATGGAAGACCAGAAGAAGTACAACATTTTCTAGACGAG GGTGCCGATCCAAATACTGAAAATAACGATGGTATAACTCTATTAGGATTGGCCGTCATCAATGATCATAGAGATTGTATAGAAGTACTCTTAGAAAATGATGCCAAAGTCAATCAAAGATTTGGAAA GAGAGGCAATACTGCATTACATGAAGCAGTTCTTAAAGGACCTAAAACCAAGAGATTAATTCAGACGTTACTAGAATATAAAGCGAATACACAGCTACAGAACAAGAAGGGAAAATCAGCCTATGACTTAGCTGTGGATGCTGGTCATGAAAGTATTACTACTATGTTTGCATCTAATGTAGGCTTTAGTCTGATGGACAGAATGACTAGAAAGTTTAGTGATGTACAGAAGAATAGGAAAGAACTTGACCTTGAAGGATTCTAA